One Oryzomonas sagensis DNA segment encodes these proteins:
- a CDS encoding ADP-ribosylglycohydrolase family protein, with protein sequence MDSKKPLNSQDISLASRIAGAVWGQFVGDAFCLGSHWIYDLDELERLFPGGPQGFDPPAEGHYHFGKEPGELTHYGDAALLLLRSLLERDCFDAADFGSRFVAIMECPAYKGYRDHAARETLANYRAFREAHPDAAYSFQEGADDDQPATISRLAPLAARYFRSSDYLLQVERATRVCQNNDRAVVYLKAHAMILRELFLGRPLDDAFKRTGEMMDGEGLLGAEVSGKITEAFSSRTLPVRTATARFGQSCPLASSFPAAVHCALHHADDFGGALKATAAAGGDSAGRAAMVGAWLGASLGVSAIPPGWRKRLKAHAEIENGVGRLMRVE encoded by the coding sequence ATGGATAGCAAAAAACCGCTCAACAGTCAGGATATTTCCCTTGCCAGCCGTATCGCCGGAGCGGTGTGGGGGCAGTTTGTAGGGGACGCCTTTTGTCTCGGAAGCCACTGGATTTACGACCTGGATGAATTGGAACGGCTCTTCCCCGGAGGGCCGCAAGGTTTTGACCCGCCGGCCGAGGGACATTATCACTTCGGTAAGGAGCCGGGGGAGCTGACCCACTACGGCGACGCCGCGCTGCTCCTGCTCCGCTCGTTGCTGGAACGGGACTGCTTCGATGCCGCCGATTTCGGGAGCCGCTTCGTGGCCATAATGGAATGCCCGGCCTACAAGGGGTATCGGGATCATGCCGCCAGGGAGACGCTGGCCAACTACCGGGCATTCCGGGAGGCCCATCCCGATGCGGCCTACAGCTTCCAGGAAGGGGCCGACGACGACCAGCCGGCCACCATCAGCCGTTTGGCGCCTCTGGCCGCGCGCTATTTCCGCAGCAGCGATTACCTTCTCCAGGTGGAACGGGCCACCCGGGTCTGTCAGAATAACGACCGGGCCGTGGTTTACCTCAAGGCCCACGCCATGATCCTGCGCGAGTTGTTCCTGGGGCGCCCTCTGGACGACGCATTCAAAAGGACTGGGGAGATGATGGATGGGGAGGGACTTCTGGGCGCCGAAGTCAGCGGGAAAATTACGGAGGCCTTTTCGTCCCGCACCTTGCCGGTGCGTACGGCGACGGCCCGGTTCGGTCAATCGTGCCCCCTGGCCAGCAGCTTTCCCGCGGCCGTCCACTGTGCACTGCACCATGCCGACGATTTCGGGGGGGCGCTGAAGGCCACGGCGGCCGCCGGCGGTGACAGCGCCGGCCGGGCGGCTATGGTTGGTGCCTGGCTGGGGGCATCTCTGGGCGTTTCCGCCATCCCCCCGGGATGGCGGAAACGCCTCAAGGCCCACGCCGAGATCGAGAACGGCGTCGGCCGTTTGATGCGAGTGGAGTGA